A window of Phacochoerus africanus isolate WHEZ1 chromosome 11, ROS_Pafr_v1, whole genome shotgun sequence genomic DNA:
GGAGAGCACGATGAGCAGAGGGTCCATCACAATGGtgagcaaagccacagcaaaggcaTACCAGCTGTTGACCCGGATGTCCGCACAGACCAGGCAAATCATATCCTGGTGGAGGCAGTAGGAGTGGGACAGAAGGTGGGAGCGGCAGAAGGGCAGGCgcttgaggaggagaaaggagggaaggacagCCAGGACAGAGCGGCAAAGGATGGCTGATCCAATCCCGCCAATGACTTTGCTGGTGAGGACGGTGGCATAATGCAGGGGGcggcagatggccacgtagcggtcaaaGGACATGGCCAGCAGGACTGAAGATTCCATGAAGGAGAAGCCATGGAGGAAGAAGAACTGGGCAAAGCAGCCCTCAAAACTGACCTTGCGAATGTCGAACCAGAGGAGCGGCATGACGGTGGGCAGGGTGCTGAGGGTGAGCCCCAGGTCGGTCAGGGCCAGCATGGAGAGGAACAGGTACATGGGCTGGCGGAGGGCTGGCTCTGTGCGGATGACCGCGAGGATGCTGGCGTTTCCCACCATGGAGATGGCGTAGAGGCAGCAGAAGGGGATGGAGATCCAGACGTGGGCGCTCTCGAACCCAGGGATGCCcgtgaggaggaaggagaaggggtcTTGGGTGCTGTTAGTCCCCGCGGACGAGGCAGAGGAACGTAGCTTCATGCCTGGGGTCCTTGCTCAGACAGAACAGCAACATTGGAAACCATCGTTCCTTCACCGGGTTTGATCTCAGCTCTGTCTAAAGACTGGCTCAGGGCTGCTGAGTGTTCCTTAGGAAGCGCGAGGAACCACCCGCTGCCTGCTCCTCCTTCCCTGTCTCTGCAGAGATGCCCCCCACACGGCTCCTATTCCCCTGATAATCTATACCTATCAGCTCATCCACAGGTCTTTGCAGTTTCTTCTGCCTCTACTTTCCCACTCACATTCAGATCTTAGTGCCCTGGGATGGACTTTCGTCCAAATCACATGACTGAGGCCATTCTCACAAAGACTTCGAAGGGAATCCTGATTGCACATGCAATGGCTAATGTTACTTCCCACCCTTTGCACTCAGCTTCTCTTTCGAAGTTTCCCTTGGCTGTCATCACAGCGTTCTCATCTATTTCACTTGCTCCGAAGTCATCACCATCTCCTTCT
This region includes:
- the LOC125111399 gene encoding olfactory receptor 51Q1-like; this translates as MKLRSSASSAGTNSTQDPFSFLLTGIPGFESAHVWISIPFCCLYAISMVGNASILAVIRTEPALRQPMYLFLSMLALTDLGLTLSTLPTVMPLLWFDIRKVSFEGCFAQFFFLHGFSFMESSVLLAMSFDRYVAICRPLHYATVLTSKVIGGIGSAILCRSVLAVLPSFLLLKRLPFCRSHLLSHSYCLHQDMICLVCADIRVNSWYAFAVALLTIVMDPLLIVLSYTLILRSILGTASWTERLRALNNCLSHVLAVLVLYVPMVGVSMTHRFAKHASPLVHVIMANVYLLAPPVMNPIIYSVKTKQIRQRIMHLFSQRNTLLR